The genomic segment GGATAAGTTGTAATGtctaaatcttatttttaaaagaaatttaattacaagttttattACATTAGagcgtttttttttaaataactaaatattgaatatatgatATACATGTCATCATTCAAATGTTTAAGATAACTTTTAAAATGACGTgcttatttatatatgtttgtgtattaaaaaaatatttaaatgtataataTCTAAatcatctttaaaatattaattactaaaTATAAGATGACACATatgttatacatatattattaaacttactttccattttatatatatataaacctgtattaaatgttaatgtaagaaaaaaatatttaatcatactattgataataaaaaaattatattataatactatacacaaaaatgaaaacatgtCATAACCTTCACCAATGACTTATGGTCCAATATATTAAcgtaattgaaatatataaggaataacattaaaacatgAGCACAGGCACACCATATGACCGCATCCTAATGTCATTtccaaaagagaaaaagaagcaaTGAAAGTGGCAGAGCACTGTCAACCTAAAAAGAAGGAAAGCTatgatcatttttattatttttacatatattttaaatatgtactGAAGGATTGCATGGACAAACAATTGCAGAGGCAATTTGAGTGAATAGTGAAACAAGGTATTTTTATCTAAGGACCTTTGCCACGAATGCCAACCATTCCCTTGCACCCTTGGTTAATCTCCCTGACATCTACTACAGGAAGAATGGGATTTAAACTCCATGATGATGAGTTGCAGTAGCAGAGATGACTAACTATCAATGGTTCAATTCAAGTTTAGGACTCCTGTCTTCCTTGCATCCTGAAATCGTATCAACAATTTCTCAATTCTTGTGATCATCATTCTTAGACTTATCAAACTTTCCTTTCaagtttctttgttttgttttcattatccaatttttaattcatttcatCAATTAACCCAAATttactctctctctttttttgttGCAATGGTATCAGTTGTCTTTCCAGTTTCAGCCAAATGTTCCTTAATTCCTTAAATTATTCGTCACTTTTTTCTGCGATGAAGTTAACCCTAGCAGAACTTTTTAATTTGAGCaagaaaaaaacattcatttcatgGATTTTGGttaacaaaagtaaacaatttaaattgaGGGCTCCGCTTACagaataaatatattctttGTTGTTCTAATTGTACAGGAGAGCAGAAGATTAAGAACATTCCATTATCGGTCTAAACTAAACATAACGTTTTATACAAACTATCCAAACTTCTACTAGTAGGTTGAACCCTAATGTGTATAAGAATGACAATCAATTCTCACAAGTACAAAATTACCTAATTAAAACTTATTAGAGTTGAtagcattttaaaaaaaaaaagtctactAAAGTTTACACAAATACAAAATTGGGAGCGTTTTCAAAATATTAGGAAAGTCTATAAATTTCACGCACTCTCTGGGAAGTCATTTTAAAACATGTTAATACATGAACAGAcacaattttcatataattataaattttacacgGATTGCAACGTTGTTGATTAGATCATACCTAAGGAGACCAAGAAATGACCGCAATATGTTCCACGTTACAGTGCAATTGGCAGATCGTATCCTAGGCAACAACAATGGGAACACTGAAAACTTGTAAGAACTTATTCCAAAATGCTGAAGGAAGGCAGAATGTAAAGCTACTACCTAAATTTCCATTTCATTACAAAATCACTAATCAGAAGTTGACAATCTAGTCAAGCCACCAATCACTACAGCACTATCACTTGCAGAAACACATTCATCCTCAACATATGGGATTGTTTTCCTCAGGGTCAGATCTATTGGAATACTCTCATTGCCTGCAAACCACAAACATAGGCTGTAGCAACTATTCAAACTATAAATAATAGTAGTGAAAATATGCCCTTCACAATTGTTGGAGCCATGATAGCCACAAATATGAAGGTGGCTGTATAATATGCAGGCATGCGATCAAGTGTGCAGCCGTGATAGAAATGCTGTGTTACTAGCAATAATgcatatatgtaatattatcCTTATAGCATAAGAGTTAGTGTTACCTGCATCGATGCTGTCCTGTTCAATACAAACGGCAGCATAATGAGAACCAGCTAACTCCAGAAGTCCAAACTGCCAATTGCTAGACGGATTCTTCAGCTCATCAGAAGTCTCAACAGTAATATCATGTGCCTGTCAGCAGAGAAAATTGCTAATGGAAGAAAAAAGACGACAAATCTCCTTCGAAAATTTAATATGCTAATACTAAAGCAAGTCTTCATGGCAGTTGACTCCAAAGGAGAAATCAATATATCGTCAAATAATGTCACTAATTAGGAGCTCTTTATatctcaaattcaaacaaacttTACAAGAGCGAGGCATACCTTAGAAATCATATGAGGTGGAGTATGGAAGTTTCCTTTCACATGGTCTCCTAATCGCACGGTGAAACTCTTAAAAGGTGAGGCTGAGAAGCCCTTCCCTAGTGCTTTTACATATGCCTCCTGTAAATGGAGATGTCTTTGTGAGTAACGGCTGGATAACACATTGAATTTCATCTTACAGCAAGTTATGTTGACTAactatatattatctttataattaACAGTTGTTTCAAAATATAAGTTTCAAAGGAAATTGGTGAAAATAACTCTACATTTGACTTCTAGTTGAATACTTAGCATAAAAAAGACACTAGTAAacaaatcaaaattgaaaaagaaattttatatatgtctATAGGAGATAGCCATAGACATTTTTTAAATGGAGCTAACAAAACAGAACAAATCATATAGACAAATTTGAAATACATTATATTAACTTGCATCTTAACCAACaataagttttaataaaatatttatggttTTACCTGACATCAATTAATGCAAGAATATGCTTTGCGGGTAATTCCAGTTTCATAATAATATGGAAATACATTACCATATCTTCAAAGCTAATGTAAGGTAGAACACAGCAATGCCCCATTACaattcaaaaaacaaataattctCGAAGAAAATTATTGATATGATGCCATACAAATAAagtaattcatttttttcaatataatagTTCCAACTTCAAACAGTCACATTTGTTTCTAACCAGACTCTTTATTCAATAGGAAACCTAACAGCATTAGTGAAATTCAATCCAGTTACTAACCTTTAGAGTCCATAATTTAATGAGCTCTTGAAGACGGAGTTCAGGGTCCACAATGTGAGTCAACATTTCTATTTCCAAAGGAGAAAAGAAGCGTTGTGCAAAGGCTAATGTATCATTCTTTAACCTCCTTTGCTTCACTTCCACATCAATACCAATCTACAATGAGAATGACAAGTTAAACAAGTTCAAAGAAAATGGTCTTCAGAAAAATGAATATGATAGAAAATGTCATTACACTAGAAGAGAACACAATGCCTATGATGGGCCTCAACATAATGGGCCTTCCTTGATACAGCATTattggaagagaaaaaaagatagGGATAAAGTAGGCAGTAAGGAGGAGACAATGGTTCTGCAGGATAATAACAGAATGATGTTGTTAGGAGATGGAGAGTTTACGAGAGaaggaataaaacattaaatgcctaACTGACTTAGCAGTTAGGAAGGACGGGGTTATTGGCTGTATAAATAGCAAATAAACAATTGTAGATGGTTgttgattgttttgattgtagtTCTAACAAGATTTGTCATCCTGAGgggggaggttaggctctctATATTCTTTGTACATTGGATTCTTGCAGTGATAATACAAGAGATTATTCATTCTTACTATCTTGTTAGTCTGGTTGTGTTAGAGAGAGTTTTACCTAGGTTTCTTGATAGGAAACCTAACAATTTGGCCCGACCTACCGGATCCCAAATTGGGCGCGAGAACGAGTTATGGAGGGAACGACGGAGGGAAGACTGGAGGCGTTGGAGATTACGATGGAAGGGATGAAGGCTGAGTCCGCCGTTGTACGACGGGACCTACAACAATTAATGCAGATGATGGGGGCGCAGACTAACAACCACAACGACAACTCTGATGGGAGTCAAACGTCCGTGAATGAAAATCCGTGGAGGCACGATGAGGAAACTAGAGGAAGAGGGGGTGGCGACCATCAGGGGGTGCAAAATAATTGGAGGAAGGTGGTGGACTTACCCACGTTCGAAGGGCTGGAACCTCACAGTTGGATCAATCGGGCTGAACGATTTTTCGATATCTAGAAGGTGGTGGAGGAAGATAAGGTGGAACTCGCGTACATCAGCATGGAGGGCAGCGTGAGTTATTGGTTCAAGTTTTGGAAAGAAAAGGCCACGAATCGTTCTTGGGAGGGCCTTAAAGCAGCCATGATCGGCCGATTTTGGAGTGGGTTTCGGGGGTCCGTATTCGAACGACTTGCGACGTTGCGGCAGGAGGGAACCGTGGAAGATCACGTTCGCGAATTTGAGATGTTGGTGGAGCAAACTCGTGGGTATCGGAGGAGCAGGTTTTGGGTTATTTCCTCGCCGGATTGCACGAGGACATCAAGGGGCAGGTTCAAATTCTTGATCCTCAGGAGCTGATGGTCGCGATGAGAATTGTGAGAGACGTGAAGGACGCAGCGATCAGAGCGAGAGGGGAAAGTTGGAATGAGACCAAGAATTCGCAATCTTGGGGACGAGCGATCGGGGCAGTAACAAGAAACGAGATCAGTCGCCCTAATCTGAGTCAACCGAGCGGGGCAGAAAGCGTAGGATCGGTGAGAAAGAAGGAGTCGCAACAAGTGCCAAcactagaccgaac from the Vigna angularis cultivar LongXiaoDou No.4 chromosome 3, ASM1680809v1, whole genome shotgun sequence genome contains:
- the LOC108326506 gene encoding uncharacterized protein LOC108326506 isoform X1; this translates as MTSLRDKALLMMNIHCLGRSLATASSSLLPVQLPAQREVHFWYVLPDEVKSTNLLNQYLEILSPCEKENIITMRGEQIRKRALLARALVRTTLARYQTNCQIDPKSLMFRKNNYGKPELDWPHADDWSRPPLHFNISHTSSLIACGVTVGSANHCLLLTAYFIPIFFSLPIMLYQGRPIMLRPIIGIVFSSSIGIDVEVKQRRLKNDTLAFAQRFFSPLEIEMLTHIVDPELRLQELIKLWTLKEAYVKALGKGFSASPFKSFTVRLGDHVKGNFHTPPHMISKAHDITVETSDELKNPSSNWQFGLLELAGSHYAAVCIEQDSIDAGNESIPIDLTLRKTIPYVEDECVSASDSAVVIGGLTRLSTSD
- the LOC108326506 gene encoding uncharacterized protein LOC108326506 isoform X3, which translates into the protein MTSLRDKALLMMNIHCLGRSLATASSSLLPVQLPAQREVHFWYVLPDEVKSTNLLNQYLEILSPCEKENIITMRGEQIRKRALLARALVRTTLARYQTNCQIDPKSLMFRKNNYGKPEIGIDVEVKQRRLKNDTLAFAQRFFSPLEIEMLTHIVDPELRLQELIKLWTLKEAYVKALGKGFSASPFKSFTVRLGDHVKGNFHTPPHMISKAHDITVETSDELKNPSSNWQFGLLELAGSHYAAVCIEQDSIDAGNESIPIDLTLRKTIPYVEDECVSASDSAVVIGGLTRLSTSD
- the LOC108326506 gene encoding uncharacterized protein LOC108326506 isoform X2, coding for MTSLRDKALLMMNIHCLGRSLATASSSLLPVQLPAQREVHFWYVLPDEVKSTNLLNQYLEILSPCEKENIITMRGEQIRKRALLARALVRTTLARYQTNCQIDPKSLMFRKNNYGKPELDWPHADDWSRPPLHFNISHTSSLIACGVTVGSAIGIDVEVKQRRLKNDTLAFAQRFFSPLEIEMLTHIVDPELRLQELIKLWTLKEAYVKALGKGFSASPFKSFTVRLGDHVKGNFHTPPHMISKAHDITVETSDELKNPSSNWQFGLLELAGSHYAAVCIEQDSIDAGNESIPIDLTLRKTIPYVEDECVSASDSAVVIGGLTRLSTSD